The following proteins come from a genomic window of Phnomibacter ginsenosidimutans:
- a CDS encoding VCBS repeat-containing protein has translation MEKLRVGVPALRLVDINQDGWQDIYICRSADGNATRRKNLLYINNQQNGFSEQAEKYGLDDAGYSTQAAFFDYDRDGDLDCFVANHSLQRYTTGLQENQALRKTSNPDFSSRLYRNDDGYYYNVSDSAGITSNVFSFGLGLSVADLNNDQWPDIYLCNDFNEPDYYFVNQQNGTFKELATESFDQVSLYSMGCDAADYNNDGLTDLVTLDMLPASAASQNTHNGAENFNKFQQLFNSGIHHQYSRNMLQKNNGDGTFSEVGQLAGIAATEWSWSSLLADFDNDGFKDLFVTNGYVKDYTDMDFIQYSMSDLIAQSQYDNNSKTVEKALALMPSSSQPNFIFRNTGSDYFEDKTIDWGMEKPTLSAAAAYGDLDLDGDLDLVVSNINDVAGIYKNETTSLHPEASQSISVRLLGKPGNRDALGATVSVFANGKKYVQTLNPTRGFQSAVHNLLVFGIGAVAKADSIKVIWPDGNIINHVQPTVAGSTVLINYSEASFSSEKINGKIPIIRQSSIPAFSHVENEYNDFSQQPLLYQYFSRMGPCMAVADIDNDGIEEVFVGGAKGKPSMLLKQDGNGGFKKLSQPFIYADSMHEDIDAMFADFNGDSFNDLYVASGGYEFSAADALLQDRLYLNDGKGNFLKANGALPVMLSSSKVIAPADFDNDGDLDLFIGSNVVPGQFPSLPVSYLLQNNGKGTFSNVTAGNAKELAQSGMINDAVWLDLNNDQYLDLIVAGIWMPVQVFINRQGKLSPSVIQYFPTAKNGLWQSIHVCDADDDGDSDILFGNFGVNSQWKANDAEPLLLNRTDIDGNGNIDPVISTYQKGIWQPYYYRDDLAEQLPFIKKKYLRFQDYSSVSTAEIFSGLNWQFNDQLQVTQMHTMLFLNQGNSSFMAAALPIEAQYGPVTAITSGDFNNDGYTDLLLAGGQKWMRIRFGQMTANHGVVLLGTGKGRFETLPPAQAGVKLKSMTSKIAWIKLPGGGKQLLLSQNNDTLRRLSFAKDKHR, from the coding sequence TTGGAAAAGCTCAGGGTTGGTGTACCGGCGTTACGCTTGGTAGACATTAATCAAGATGGTTGGCAAGACATTTACATTTGCCGTTCTGCTGATGGCAATGCAACTCGAAGAAAAAATCTATTGTATATCAATAATCAACAAAACGGATTTTCAGAGCAGGCTGAAAAATACGGTTTAGATGATGCAGGTTATTCCACACAGGCAGCTTTTTTTGATTATGACAGAGACGGAGACTTAGATTGTTTTGTAGCCAATCACTCTTTGCAGAGATACACTACAGGCCTGCAGGAAAATCAAGCTTTACGAAAGACTTCGAATCCAGATTTTTCTAGTAGACTATACAGAAACGATGATGGTTATTATTACAACGTAAGTGATAGTGCAGGTATCACATCCAATGTGTTTTCATTTGGCCTGGGTTTATCTGTTGCTGATTTAAACAATGATCAATGGCCAGATATTTACTTATGCAATGATTTTAATGAGCCAGACTACTATTTTGTCAATCAGCAAAACGGAACGTTTAAAGAGCTGGCGACTGAATCTTTTGATCAGGTGTCACTTTATTCCATGGGCTGCGACGCAGCTGATTACAACAACGACGGCCTTACAGATTTAGTGACTTTGGATATGCTTCCTGCATCTGCAGCATCCCAAAACACCCATAACGGCGCCGAAAATTTCAACAAATTCCAGCAGCTATTTAATTCAGGTATTCACCATCAATATAGCCGTAATATGCTCCAGAAAAATAATGGAGATGGTACATTTTCGGAAGTGGGCCAGCTGGCAGGTATTGCAGCCACCGAATGGAGTTGGTCATCGCTGCTTGCTGATTTTGATAATGATGGTTTCAAAGATTTATTTGTAACAAACGGATATGTAAAAGATTACACTGATATGGATTTTATTCAATACTCCATGTCAGACCTTATAGCACAATCACAATATGACAACAACAGTAAAACTGTAGAAAAAGCATTGGCATTAATGCCATCCAGCAGCCAACCGAATTTCATATTTCGCAATACAGGTAGTGATTATTTTGAAGACAAAACCATTGATTGGGGCATGGAAAAGCCAACGCTTAGTGCCGCCGCCGCATATGGCGATTTAGATTTAGATGGCGATTTGGATCTAGTGGTAAGTAACATTAATGACGTTGCAGGTATTTATAAAAATGAGACTACGTCATTACATCCGGAAGCATCACAGTCCATATCTGTCAGACTTTTGGGTAAGCCCGGTAATAGAGACGCTTTGGGCGCAACTGTATCAGTTTTTGCAAATGGGAAAAAATATGTGCAAACCCTCAACCCAACACGTGGTTTCCAAAGTGCTGTACACAATCTGTTGGTTTTTGGTATTGGGGCTGTAGCAAAAGCCGACTCAATAAAAGTAATTTGGCCAGATGGCAATATTATAAACCATGTACAGCCCACTGTGGCTGGCTCAACTGTTCTGATTAACTATAGTGAGGCTTCATTTAGTTCAGAAAAAATTAATGGTAAAATTCCTATTATAAGGCAAAGTAGCATACCTGCATTTAGCCACGTAGAAAATGAATATAATGATTTCTCGCAACAGCCGCTTTTGTATCAATACTTCAGCAGAATGGGACCATGTATGGCAGTTGCTGATATTGATAATGATGGAATTGAGGAAGTATTTGTAGGTGGTGCCAAAGGGAAGCCATCGATGCTATTGAAGCAGGATGGCAATGGAGGTTTTAAGAAATTATCACAACCTTTTATTTATGCTGACTCAATGCATGAAGACATAGATGCTATGTTTGCTGATTTTAACGGAGATTCATTTAATGATTTATATGTAGCGTCTGGAGGGTATGAGTTTTCAGCAGCCGATGCATTATTGCAAGACAGGCTTTATTTAAATGACGGTAAAGGCAATTTTTTAAAAGCCAATGGAGCACTACCCGTAATGCTCAGTAGCTCTAAAGTGATTGCACCTGCTGATTTTGACAATGACGGAGATTTGGATTTATTTATTGGCAGTAATGTTGTACCTGGCCAGTTTCCTTCATTACCTGTTTCTTATTTGTTGCAAAACAATGGAAAGGGTACGTTTTCAAATGTTACAGCGGGCAACGCAAAGGAACTGGCACAGTCAGGCATGATTAATGATGCTGTATGGCTGGATTTGAACAACGACCAATATCTCGATTTAATTGTAGCAGGTATTTGGATGCCAGTGCAGGTTTTTATCAATAGGCAAGGAAAATTGTCGCCTTCAGTTATACAATACTTTCCTACTGCAAAAAATGGATTATGGCAATCCATACATGTATGTGATGCAGACGATGATGGTGACTCCGATATTCTTTTTGGCAACTTTGGTGTAAATAGTCAATGGAAAGCCAATGATGCCGAGCCATTATTATTGAACAGAACAGATATTGACGGAAATGGCAATATAGACCCTGTAATTAGTACTTACCAAAAAGGCATCTGGCAGCCTTATTATTATCGGGATGATTTGGCTGAACAACTACCCTTTATCAAGAAAAAGTATTTGCGTTTTCAAGACTACTCATCAGTATCTACTGCTGAAATTTTTAGTGGGCTTAATTGGCAATTCAATGATCAATTGCAGGTTACACAAATGCATACAATGTTATTTTTAAATCAAGGAAACTCATCCTTCATGGCAGCAGCACTTCCAATAGAAGCTCAATATGGGCCTGTTACTGCTATCACCTCCGGAGATTTTAACAATGATGGGTATACAGATTTATTATTGGCAGGTGGACAAAAGTGGATGCGCATAAGATTCGGGCAAATGACAGCTAATCACGGCGTGGTTCTGTTGGGTACAGGAAAAGGACGCTTTGAAACGTTGCCTCCAGCACAGGCAGGCGTTAAATTAAAATCCATGACCAGCAAAATAGCTTGGATAAAACTTCCCGGTGGCGGAAAACAATTACTTCTTTCACAAAATAATGATACGCTAAGGAGATTGAGTTTCGCAAAAGATAAACATAGATAA
- a CDS encoding beta-ketoacyl-ACP synthase III, producing the protein MSQKITAAITAVGGFVPEDKLTNFDLEKMVDTNDEWIRTRTGIEERRILKGEGKGTSHLGTPAVQQIIEKKGLDPLEIDCIICATVTPDMVFPATANLIADRVGAKNAWSFDIGAACSGFLYALTTGASFIESGRYKKVIVVGADKMSAIIDYTDRATCIIFGDGGGAVLLEPNTEGLGVLDSILRSDGSGCTHLHMKAGGSAKPATIETVMAKEHFVYQEGQAVFKFAVKGMADVSAELLERNNLTADDIAWLVPHQANLRIIDATANRMNLPKEKVMINIQKYGNTTAGTLPLCLSDWESQLKKGDNIVLAAFGGGFTWGATWIKWAYDGQ; encoded by the coding sequence ATGAGTCAAAAAATTACCGCAGCTATTACCGCCGTCGGCGGTTTTGTACCAGAAGATAAACTCACCAATTTCGATTTGGAAAAAATGGTGGATACCAATGACGAGTGGATTCGTACCCGCACCGGCATTGAAGAACGCCGCATTTTAAAGGGCGAAGGCAAGGGTACCAGCCATTTGGGCACCCCGGCAGTACAACAAATCATTGAGAAAAAAGGCCTCGATCCGTTGGAGATTGATTGTATCATTTGCGCCACCGTTACCCCCGACATGGTGTTTCCGGCCACGGCCAACCTGATAGCCGACCGGGTAGGTGCCAAAAACGCCTGGAGCTTCGACATTGGCGCTGCCTGCAGCGGCTTTTTATACGCCCTTACCACCGGCGCCAGCTTCATAGAAAGTGGCCGCTACAAGAAAGTGATTGTGGTTGGTGCCGATAAAATGAGTGCCATCATCGACTATACCGACCGTGCAACCTGCATCATTTTTGGTGATGGCGGCGGCGCCGTATTGCTGGAGCCCAACACCGAAGGCCTGGGCGTACTCGACAGTATTTTGCGCAGCGATGGCAGCGGCTGTACCCACCTGCACATGAAAGCCGGTGGCAGTGCCAAACCGGCTACCATTGAAACCGTGATGGCCAAAGAACATTTTGTGTATCAGGAAGGTCAGGCAGTGTTCAAGTTTGCGGTAAAAGGCATGGCCGATGTAAGTGCCGAACTATTGGAACGCAACAACCTGACCGCCGACGATATTGCCTGGCTGGTACCCCATCAGGCAAACCTGCGCATTATTGATGCCACAGCCAACCGTATGAACCTGCCCAAAGAAAAAGTGATGATCAACATTCAGAAGTATGGCAACACCACGGCGGGTACGCTGCCGCTGTGCCTGAGCGATTGGGAAAGCCAGTTGAAGAAAGGCGACAACATTGTATTGGCAGCCTTTGGCGGCGGCTTTACCTGGGGAGCCACCTGGATTAAGTGGGCCTACGACGGACAATAA
- a CDS encoding APC family permease, whose product MSLFLKKPLAAFEEDMKKSEMKRVLGKWSLTAIGIGAIIGGGIFVLTGTGAYFHAGPALALSFVIAGIACVFAALCYSEFASMIPVEGSAYAYAYGTIGELFAWVIGWGLILEYAMGSMTVAVSWSGYFNKLLHLFNLHLPDYLTQDPGSYQGSGFSMNLPATVIVLLITALLVKGTKEAAKANNLIVILKVSAVLFVIVVGAFYVNAANWTPFVPEVAQVSNNGEVHDAYGWAGVISGAAAIFFAYVGFDAVSTQAGEAINPKKDVPFAIIMSLLVCTVLYILVSLVLTGMMNYSDFNPAGKYPDAIKAPVAAAFDLAGMPWAVFIITVAATVGLISVMMVMLLGQSRIFMGMSKDGLIPKFFSDLHVKNKTPYKSNILIGLIVALVAGFTPISTLADMTSFGTLFAFTMVCIAVWMLRVKEPNLQRNFKVPALPLIAVLGIGINIFLMSKLNLHAIQLSGAWLVLGVVIYFVYSKQNSKLRKAANA is encoded by the coding sequence ATGAGTTTGTTCCTTAAAAAGCCACTTGCCGCCTTTGAAGAGGATATGAAGAAAAGCGAGATGAAGCGGGTACTGGGCAAATGGAGCCTGACCGCCATCGGTATTGGTGCCATTATTGGGGGTGGTATTTTTGTACTCACTGGTACAGGTGCTTATTTCCATGCGGGTCCTGCACTGGCTTTGTCTTTTGTAATTGCCGGTATTGCCTGTGTATTTGCCGCCTTGTGTTATTCCGAATTTGCCAGCATGATACCTGTAGAAGGTTCTGCTTATGCGTATGCCTACGGCACCATTGGCGAACTGTTTGCCTGGGTAATTGGCTGGGGTTTGATATTGGAATACGCCATGGGTTCTATGACGGTGGCCGTTAGCTGGTCAGGTTATTTCAACAAATTGTTGCACCTGTTTAACCTGCACCTGCCCGACTACCTCACTCAAGATCCGGGCAGCTACCAGGGCAGCGGTTTTTCCATGAACCTGCCCGCCACGGTCATTGTGTTGCTCATTACCGCCTTGCTGGTAAAAGGCACCAAGGAAGCAGCCAAGGCCAACAACCTGATTGTTATCCTGAAAGTGTCTGCCGTACTGTTTGTAATTGTAGTAGGTGCGTTTTATGTAAATGCTGCTAACTGGACGCCCTTTGTGCCTGAAGTAGCTCAGGTATCAAACAATGGTGAAGTACACGATGCATATGGCTGGGCCGGTGTTATTTCTGGTGCTGCCGCCATCTTCTTTGCGTATGTAGGTTTCGATGCCGTTTCTACTCAGGCCGGCGAAGCCATCAACCCGAAAAAAGATGTGCCTTTTGCCATCATCATGTCGCTGCTGGTATGTACCGTGTTGTACATTTTGGTATCGCTGGTGCTCACCGGTATGATGAACTATTCAGACTTTAACCCAGCAGGAAAATATCCTGATGCTATTAAAGCTCCCGTAGCCGCAGCCTTCGATTTGGCAGGTATGCCTTGGGCTGTATTCATCATTACTGTGGCTGCCACTGTTGGTCTTATTTCTGTAATGATGGTGATGCTGCTGGGTCAGTCTCGCATTTTCATGGGCATGAGTAAGGATGGTTTGATTCCTAAGTTTTTCAGCGACCTGCATGTAAAAAATAAAACTCCTTACAAGAGCAATATCCTCATTGGTTTGATTGTAGCACTGGTAGCAGGTTTCACCCCCATTTCTACCCTGGCCGATATGACCAGCTTTGGTACCTTGTTCGCCTTTACCATGGTTTGTATTGCAGTGTGGATGCTCCGGGTAAAAGAACCTAACCTCCAGCGCAACTTTAAGGTGCCTGCACTCCCACTGATTGCAGTACTCGGTATTGGCATCAACATTTTCCTGATGTCAAAACTGAACCTGCATGCCATCCAACTGTCTGGTGCATGGTTGGTGCTGGGTGTAGTTATTTACTTTGTATACAGTAAGCAAAACAGTAAACTGAGAAAAGCAGCCAACGCATAA
- a CDS encoding YebC/PmpR family DNA-binding transcriptional regulator, with amino-acid sequence MGRIFEVRKSAMFARWDKMAKNFTRIGKEIVIAVKAGGPDPNSNAALRRCFQNARSVGMPKDRVEAAIKRAQGKDLVNYDEILYEGYAPHGVAILVETATDNHVRTVANVKAIFNKGGGAMGNSGSVAFQFKKMGVFKLKPEGLDADELELELIDAGLEELGEGTSDPDNAGNTFEVLVLRCAFADFGSLQKALEEKGISPISAELEWIPTTTVSLNDEQSEEVLKLVDKLEQDEDVQKVFHNLA; translated from the coding sequence ATGGGTCGCATATTTGAAGTACGTAAAAGCGCCATGTTTGCCCGCTGGGATAAAATGGCCAAAAACTTTACCCGTATTGGTAAAGAAATTGTGATTGCTGTAAAAGCCGGTGGCCCCGACCCCAACAGCAACGCAGCCCTTCGCCGCTGCTTTCAGAATGCCCGCAGCGTAGGCATGCCCAAAGACCGTGTAGAAGCGGCCATCAAAAGGGCTCAGGGTAAAGACCTGGTGAACTACGACGAAATTTTGTATGAAGGATATGCCCCACACGGTGTGGCCATTTTGGTAGAAACCGCTACCGATAACCACGTTCGTACTGTAGCCAATGTAAAAGCCATCTTCAACAAAGGTGGCGGCGCCATGGGCAACAGTGGTAGTGTGGCATTTCAGTTTAAAAAAATGGGTGTGTTCAAACTGAAGCCCGAAGGACTGGATGCCGACGAGCTGGAGCTGGAACTGATTGATGCCGGCCTCGAAGAACTGGGTGAAGGCACATCGGACCCCGACAACGCCGGCAACACTTTCGAAGTGCTGGTGCTGCGTTGCGCCTTTGCCGACTTTGGCAGCCTGCAAAAAGCCCTCGAAGAAAAAGGCATCAGCCCCATCAGTGCCGAACTGGAATGGATACCTACCACCACCGTAAGCCTCAACGATGAGCAATCGGAAGAAGTGCTGAAACTGGTAGACAAACTGGAACAAGACGAAGACGTGCAGAAAGTGTTTCACAACCTGGCGTAA
- a CDS encoding glutamine synthetase family protein, translating into MTAQALLLWLEQRGAQKIKFAFTDIDGILRGKIISTEKLKDALQHDTGFCDVVFGWDSQDALYSTDIKVTGWHTGFPDALCRLVTSTLREIPWQDNMPLLLADFPTVAACPRNLLKQVAKQATDMGFTARFAQEFEWFNFAETPQSLADKNHQQPKPVTPGMFGYSVLRPSQLIDYNNALFDELTAFNIPIEGLHTETGPGVYEAAIAHDEVLAAADKAVLFKAGVKEIASRFGIMASFMAKWNQQLPGCSGHVHQSLWNEHGENLFADAAKERGISKLLEHYVAGQLLCLPHIMPMYAPTINSYKRLVEGAWAPTTVSWGYDNRTAAIRVLHPYAKATRVETRIPGSDSNPYLAMAAALASGLYGIKHQIPLRLAATTGNAYAQESNLPLHSNLADATYAMQQSALANELLGEAFVQHFTATRIHEWKQFSDTVTDWELRRYFEII; encoded by the coding sequence ATGACAGCACAAGCACTTTTACTTTGGTTAGAACAACGTGGGGCACAAAAAATAAAATTCGCCTTTACAGATATCGATGGTATTCTGCGGGGCAAAATCATTTCTACCGAAAAATTGAAGGATGCCCTGCAACACGACACCGGCTTTTGCGATGTAGTGTTTGGCTGGGATAGTCAGGATGCTTTGTACAGCACCGATATAAAGGTAACGGGCTGGCATACGGGCTTTCCGGATGCACTGTGCCGGTTGGTTACATCTACACTCAGAGAAATTCCATGGCAAGACAACATGCCTTTGTTGCTGGCCGATTTTCCAACTGTGGCTGCATGCCCCCGCAACCTGCTGAAGCAAGTGGCGAAGCAAGCAACCGACATGGGTTTTACGGCCCGTTTTGCACAAGAATTTGAATGGTTCAATTTTGCAGAAACGCCTCAGTCATTAGCCGATAAAAATCATCAGCAACCCAAGCCCGTTACACCGGGTATGTTTGGCTACTCTGTGTTGCGGCCTTCGCAGTTGATAGACTACAACAATGCTTTGTTTGATGAACTCACCGCTTTCAACATTCCCATCGAAGGCTTGCATACAGAAACAGGGCCTGGTGTGTACGAAGCCGCCATTGCACATGATGAAGTGTTGGCTGCTGCAGATAAAGCCGTACTGTTTAAAGCAGGCGTAAAAGAAATAGCCAGCCGCTTTGGCATCATGGCATCTTTCATGGCCAAGTGGAATCAGCAGCTGCCTGGTTGCAGTGGTCATGTACATCAAAGCTTGTGGAATGAGCATGGTGAAAATTTGTTTGCCGATGCGGCAAAGGAGCGGGGTATCAGCAAATTGCTGGAGCATTATGTGGCCGGGCAGTTGTTGTGTCTGCCACACATCATGCCGATGTATGCACCCACCATCAACAGCTACAAGCGACTGGTAGAAGGAGCATGGGCACCCACTACCGTAAGCTGGGGTTATGACAACAGAACAGCTGCTATCCGGGTGTTGCATCCGTATGCAAAAGCGACAAGGGTAGAAACACGCATCCCCGGTTCGGACAGTAATCCGTACCTCGCAATGGCTGCAGCGTTGGCGTCAGGTTTGTATGGTATCAAACATCAAATACCGTTGCGGTTGGCTGCTACCACAGGTAATGCCTACGCACAAGAAAGCAACCTGCCTTTGCACAGCAATCTGGCCGATGCTACTTATGCCATGCAGCAATCTGCTTTGGCAAATGAGCTGCTGGGCGAAGCATTTGTGCAACATTTTACAGCTACTCGTATTCATGAATGGAAGCAGTTCAGCGATACAGTAACGGATTGGGAGTTACGCCGTTATTTTGAAATCATTTAA
- a CDS encoding lysophospholipid acyltransferase family protein, producing MSGFGEKIANSPLIKAPVYTLVGLASWPGLNVVNKTQISGMEHIKDLPHHNVLFVSNHQTYFADVITFLHIFCARRWGKMNRLGLPYYLLIPFTRVKFIAAEETMRSSLLSRLFALAGAISIKRTWRAKGEDVQRQRDETDTQKIDEALQRNWVITFPQGTTKPFAPGRKGTAHIIKNNRPIVVPVVINGFWRAFDKKGLQFKKRGSTLSISIKPPMQIDYDAPADAILEQVMDAIEQSKKYMLKGKHHFMNLLDK from the coding sequence ATGTCCGGTTTCGGAGAGAAAATAGCGAACAGCCCGCTGATAAAAGCACCTGTGTACACATTGGTGGGCCTGGCCAGTTGGCCCGGTCTGAATGTGGTAAACAAAACACAGATCAGCGGCATGGAGCACATCAAAGATTTGCCGCACCACAATGTATTGTTCGTCAGCAATCACCAAACCTATTTTGCCGACGTCATTACTTTCCTGCATATTTTTTGTGCCCGCCGCTGGGGCAAAATGAACCGCCTTGGATTGCCTTATTATCTGCTCATTCCTTTTACCCGTGTAAAGTTTATTGCAGCAGAAGAAACCATGCGCAGCAGCCTGCTCAGCCGCTTGTTTGCATTGGCTGGTGCCATCAGCATTAAACGTACCTGGCGGGCCAAGGGTGAAGATGTGCAACGCCAACGCGACGAAACAGACACGCAAAAAATTGATGAAGCATTGCAACGCAACTGGGTGATTACTTTTCCGCAGGGTACCACCAAACCTTTTGCACCCGGCCGCAAAGGCACAGCACACATCATCAAAAACAACCGCCCTATTGTGGTGCCGGTTGTTATCAACGGCTTTTGGCGGGCTTTCGATAAAAAAGGATTGCAGTTTAAAAAACGGGGCTCAACACTTAGCATCAGTATTAAACCACCCATGCAAATTGATTATGACGCACCGGCTGATGCCATACTGGAACAAGTAATGGATGCCATTGAGCAAAGCAAAAAATACATGCTCAAAGGCAAGCATCATTTCATGAACTTATTGGATAAATAA
- the hxpB gene encoding hexitol phosphatase HxpB gives MNANTTEAVIFDMDGLLIDSEPLWEQAGGALLQKFGVTLTHAQYATSTGLRTKEWLQYWFTHFNLQQANIEQAETDIIDAVIELVKAQGKMMPGVPYILQYFQQKGVRIGLATSSPMRLADVVLDLLQIRSYFEVVTSAEFLPFGKPHPQVYMDCAASLNVNPLRCICFEDSFNGMIAAKAAKIKCVVVPAPAQLQQARWGAADLKISSLQNFNDLLLRQLQ, from the coding sequence ATGAATGCCAATACTACCGAAGCCGTAATTTTTGATATGGATGGATTGCTCATTGATAGCGAACCCTTGTGGGAGCAGGCTGGTGGTGCTTTGCTGCAAAAGTTTGGGGTTACACTTACGCATGCACAATATGCTACAAGTACAGGGCTGCGTACCAAAGAGTGGCTGCAGTATTGGTTCACTCATTTTAATCTGCAACAGGCCAATATTGAGCAGGCCGAAACAGATATTATTGATGCGGTAATTGAGCTGGTAAAAGCACAAGGTAAAATGATGCCCGGTGTGCCATACATCCTGCAATATTTTCAGCAAAAAGGCGTACGCATCGGGCTGGCTACTTCATCGCCCATGCGGTTGGCAGATGTAGTGCTCGATTTGCTACAGATTCGTTCTTATTTTGAAGTGGTGACCAGTGCAGAATTCCTGCCTTTTGGCAAACCTCATCCGCAGGTGTACATGGATTGTGCAGCATCATTGAACGTGAATCCGCTCCGTTGCATTTGCTTCGAAGATTCATTTAACGGTATGATTGCAGCCAAAGCTGCCAAAATAAAATGCGTGGTGGTGCCTGCTCCAGCACAGCTTCAACAGGCCCGCTGGGGTGCAGCCGATTTAAAAATTTCTTCGTTGCAAAACTTCAACGATTTGTTGCTGCGGCAGCTACAATAA
- a CDS encoding FG-GAP repeat domain-containing protein has translation MTISKKNGLELSMFFVLLFSTGCREGSVKRFTQLQSNETGITFNNIIEETADLNVLNYTYFYNGAGVAIGDVNNDSLPDIVFTGNMVSNKLYLNKGNMSFEDITTQSGIGKAQGWCTGVTLGRH, from the coding sequence ATGACTATTTCGAAAAAAAATGGATTAGAACTTTCAATGTTCTTTGTGCTTCTATTTAGCACTGGGTGTAGAGAGGGTAGCGTAAAACGTTTTACACAACTACAAAGCAATGAGACAGGTATTACGTTCAATAATATCATTGAAGAAACAGCTGATTTAAACGTACTTAACTACACCTATTTTTATAACGGTGCCGGAGTAGCAATTGGCGATGTAAATAATGATAGTCTACCAGATATTGTTTTCACTGGCAATATGGTGAGCAACAAGCTCTATCTCAACAAAGGGAATATGAGTTTTGAGGATATTACTACCCAATCTGGCATTGGAAAAGCTCAGGGTTGGTGTACCGGCGTTACGCTTGGTAGACATTAA